A single region of the Arthrobacter sp. V1I7 genome encodes:
- a CDS encoding ABC transporter permease — translation MSHLGNPFLTGNSVADGRAAAVPATPADAAQPGSPDSGPSGSPANGWSPAGILANGWARLLLGLILPAAVLAAWQLSTAAGIFSVVQLPPPAMVLEAGIDLLQRGQLGQHIAISTQRVLIGFAAGAALGLVFGSLVGLSRFADVLLAPTIGALRAVPSLAWVPLLILWMKIGEDSKITLILIGAFFPVFTTVSLALRHVDRNLVEAARAFGLKGVRLLTTVQLPAVVPAVFSGLRLALAQAWLFLVAAELIASSMGLGFLLTDSQNNGRTDRLLLTIVLLAVIGKITDGLLGLAEKWAVKRWA, via the coding sequence ATGTCACACCTCGGAAATCCCTTCCTCACCGGCAACAGTGTTGCGGATGGACGCGCTGCAGCCGTCCCCGCAACTCCAGCAGACGCCGCCCAGCCGGGCTCGCCCGATTCGGGACCGAGCGGCTCCCCGGCGAACGGATGGTCCCCCGCCGGGATTCTAGCCAACGGCTGGGCGCGTCTGCTCCTTGGACTGATCCTTCCGGCGGCGGTGCTGGCGGCCTGGCAGCTGTCCACCGCGGCCGGGATCTTCAGCGTCGTACAGCTCCCGCCGCCCGCCATGGTGTTGGAGGCCGGAATCGACCTGCTCCAGCGCGGGCAGCTGGGCCAGCACATTGCCATCTCCACCCAGCGCGTCCTGATCGGCTTCGCCGCCGGGGCTGCCCTCGGACTCGTGTTCGGCTCCCTCGTGGGGCTGTCCCGGTTCGCCGATGTTCTGCTGGCCCCGACCATCGGGGCGCTCCGGGCGGTACCGTCACTGGCTTGGGTTCCGCTTCTCATCCTCTGGATGAAAATCGGCGAGGACTCCAAGATCACCCTGATCCTGATCGGCGCCTTCTTCCCGGTCTTCACTACGGTCTCCCTGGCCCTGCGCCATGTGGACCGGAACCTCGTCGAGGCAGCGCGGGCCTTCGGACTCAAGGGTGTGAGGCTCCTGACCACCGTCCAGCTCCCGGCTGTCGTCCCCGCGGTCTTCTCCGGACTCCGGCTGGCGCTGGCGCAGGCATGGCTGTTCCTCGTGGCCGCCGAACTCATCGCCTCCTCAATGGGGCTTGGCTTCCTGCTGACGGATTCCCAGAACAACGGCCGCACTGACCGGTTGCTGCTGACAATCGTGTTGCTCGCGGTGATCGGAAAGATAACTGATGGCCTGCTGGGACTTGCAGAGAAATGGGCGGTGAAACGATGGGCCTGA
- the acs gene encoding acetate--CoA ligase, with amino-acid sequence MGGETMGLTTTATPLTEAGVFAATARGAAPGTEAERIAFWEQAALRLDWEPAPGSQSAGQDKPWHTAHRLVPADVEAGTGPAITWFEGGKLNVAYNCVDRHVDAGRGGKVALHFEGEPGDRRSITYADLQREVSKAANALLGLGITKGDRVVIYLPVIPETVIITLAVARIGAIHSLVFGGFSAEALKFRVEDTGAKLLVTTDGQFRRGTAVPVKDNADAAVSGDNAIEHVLVVNRTTAPELLHTVPMTEGRDVWWHDAVGQASEVHTPEAFDAETPLFIMYTSGTTGKPKGLVHTSGGYLTQASWSYEHLFSNPDPTLRDQDVHWCTADLAWVTAHTYELYGPLSNGVSQVIFEGTPNTPHPGRHFEIIERYGVTQYYTAPTLVRSLMGWFPDGVPASYDLSSIRLLGTVGEAVNPEAWRWFRENIGAGTAPVVDTWWQSETGATILSPAPTDTEFKPGCAARPLPGVGTRIVDDAGRTVPPGVHGFIVVDAPGPAIARTVWGNPQRYFDSYWRQYAAQGWFLAGDGAKYDDDGDIWILGRVDDTLNVSGHLLSTIEIESALVSHPDVVEAGVCPVADPKTGHAIVAFVVLRKSHASLDITSDLKAHVAKRIGPIAKPRDVVVVPDVPKTRSGKIMRRLLTQLFEGTTLGDTTSLQNEPSIADIQDVLRSRTNHAEITGSKEHS; translated from the coding sequence ATGGGCGGTGAAACGATGGGCCTGACGACGACCGCAACCCCGCTGACCGAGGCCGGCGTTTTTGCCGCCACCGCCCGCGGCGCCGCCCCCGGCACCGAGGCCGAACGCATCGCGTTCTGGGAGCAGGCCGCCCTGCGCCTGGACTGGGAGCCGGCGCCGGGCAGCCAGTCCGCCGGGCAGGACAAGCCGTGGCACACAGCGCACCGTCTCGTCCCCGCCGACGTCGAGGCCGGCACCGGCCCGGCCATCACCTGGTTCGAAGGCGGGAAGCTCAACGTCGCCTACAACTGCGTGGACCGCCATGTCGACGCCGGGCGAGGCGGGAAGGTGGCCCTGCATTTCGAAGGCGAACCCGGTGACCGCCGCTCCATCACCTACGCTGACCTCCAGCGCGAGGTGTCCAAGGCAGCCAACGCGCTGCTGGGCCTCGGCATCACCAAGGGCGACCGGGTGGTCATCTACCTGCCCGTCATCCCGGAAACCGTGATCATCACCCTGGCTGTGGCCCGCATCGGCGCCATCCACTCACTCGTCTTCGGCGGCTTCTCCGCCGAGGCGCTCAAGTTCCGGGTCGAGGACACCGGCGCAAAGCTGCTCGTCACCACCGACGGCCAGTTCCGCCGCGGCACGGCCGTGCCGGTCAAGGACAACGCCGACGCCGCCGTCTCCGGCGACAACGCGATCGAACATGTCCTGGTGGTCAACCGCACCACCGCACCGGAACTGCTGCACACTGTGCCGATGACCGAAGGCCGCGACGTCTGGTGGCACGACGCCGTCGGGCAGGCCTCCGAAGTCCACACGCCCGAAGCGTTCGACGCCGAGACGCCGCTGTTCATCATGTACACCTCCGGGACCACCGGCAAGCCCAAGGGCCTCGTGCACACCTCCGGCGGTTACCTCACCCAGGCGTCCTGGAGCTACGAACACCTGTTCAGCAATCCGGACCCTACGCTCCGCGACCAGGACGTCCACTGGTGCACCGCCGACCTCGCCTGGGTCACGGCCCACACCTACGAGCTGTACGGTCCGCTGTCCAACGGCGTCAGCCAGGTGATCTTCGAAGGCACGCCGAACACCCCGCACCCAGGCCGGCACTTCGAGATCATCGAACGCTACGGCGTGACCCAGTACTACACCGCGCCCACCCTGGTCCGCTCCCTGATGGGCTGGTTCCCCGACGGCGTCCCGGCCAGTTACGACCTCTCCTCCATCCGGCTGCTCGGCACCGTCGGTGAAGCGGTCAACCCCGAGGCGTGGCGCTGGTTCCGCGAGAATATCGGCGCCGGGACCGCTCCCGTGGTGGACACCTGGTGGCAGTCCGAAACCGGCGCCACTATCCTCTCCCCGGCTCCCACCGACACGGAGTTCAAGCCTGGCTGCGCGGCCCGCCCGCTGCCCGGGGTCGGCACCCGGATCGTGGACGACGCCGGCCGGACGGTACCGCCGGGCGTCCACGGCTTCATCGTGGTGGACGCCCCCGGCCCCGCCATCGCCCGAACGGTGTGGGGCAATCCGCAGCGGTACTTCGATTCGTACTGGCGCCAGTACGCGGCGCAGGGCTGGTTCCTTGCCGGCGACGGCGCCAAGTATGACGACGACGGCGATATCTGGATCCTCGGAAGGGTGGATGACACCCTCAACGTCTCCGGGCACCTGCTCTCCACCATCGAGATCGAATCGGCCCTCGTGTCGCACCCGGACGTCGTGGAGGCCGGCGTCTGCCCGGTTGCGGACCCGAAGACCGGCCACGCGATCGTCGCGTTCGTGGTGCTCCGGAAGTCGCACGCAAGCTTGGACATCACGTCAGACTTGAAGGCGCACGTCGCGAAGCGGATCGGGCCGATCGCCAAGCCGCGCGACGTCGTCGTCGTTCCCGATGTGCCGAAGACCCGCAGCGGCAAGATCATGCGCCGGCTGCTCACCCAGCTGTTCGAAGGAACCACGCTCGGCGACACCACCTCGCTCCAGAACGAACCATCCATCGCGGACATCCAGGATGTCCTGCGCAGCCGCACTAACCACGCAGAAATTACCGGAAGTAAGGAACACTCATGA
- the sfnG gene encoding dimethylsulfone monooxygenase SfnG encodes MTEISNVARLSEPLKFAYWVPNVSGGLVVSTIEQRTGWDFDYNKKLARIAENSGFEYALSQTRYAASYGADKQHEATSFSLALLAATERLKVIAAVHPGMWHPGVLAKYIITADHISNGRAAVNIVSGWLKNEFTNFGLEWLEHDERYVRTEEFIKVLRGLWTEQDYTQSGKYYNITDFTLNPAPVDVPGRAHPEIFFGGNSTAAQATAGRVADWYFSNGKDLEGFKENIAGVVSAAGESGGESKRGTDGALPAPRFGLNGFVIARDSEKEARDTLREIVAKAHKPAVEGFRAAVQEAGASTKDGKGMWADSSFEDLVQYNDGFKTQLIGTPEQIAERIVAYKKIGVNLFLTGYLHFQEEVAAFGQDILPIVRQLEADLARKNGMELDLSGVPVAQVEVAA; translated from the coding sequence ATGACTGAGATCAGCAACGTCGCCCGCCTTTCCGAACCGCTCAAATTCGCCTACTGGGTTCCGAATGTCTCCGGCGGTCTGGTGGTATCCACGATCGAACAGCGCACCGGCTGGGACTTCGACTACAACAAGAAGCTCGCCCGGATCGCCGAGAACTCCGGCTTCGAATACGCGCTGTCCCAGACGCGCTACGCCGCCTCCTACGGCGCGGACAAGCAGCACGAGGCGACCTCCTTCAGCCTGGCGCTGCTGGCCGCGACCGAGCGGCTGAAGGTCATTGCGGCCGTCCACCCTGGCATGTGGCACCCCGGGGTCCTGGCGAAATACATCATCACGGCCGACCACATCTCCAACGGCCGCGCGGCCGTGAACATCGTCTCCGGCTGGCTGAAGAACGAGTTCACCAACTTCGGCCTCGAATGGCTGGAACACGACGAACGCTACGTCCGCACCGAGGAATTCATCAAGGTCCTCCGCGGGCTGTGGACCGAGCAGGACTACACCCAGTCCGGCAAGTACTACAACATCACCGACTTCACGCTGAACCCGGCCCCGGTGGACGTGCCCGGCCGCGCGCACCCGGAAATCTTCTTCGGCGGCAACTCCACCGCAGCCCAGGCCACGGCCGGCCGCGTGGCCGACTGGTACTTCTCCAACGGCAAGGATCTCGAAGGCTTCAAGGAGAACATCGCCGGCGTGGTCTCCGCCGCAGGAGAAAGCGGGGGCGAGAGCAAGCGCGGAACCGACGGCGCACTCCCCGCCCCGCGCTTCGGCCTCAACGGCTTCGTGATCGCCCGGGATTCCGAGAAGGAAGCCCGCGACACCCTCCGCGAGATCGTGGCGAAAGCACACAAGCCCGCCGTCGAGGGCTTCCGCGCCGCCGTCCAGGAGGCCGGAGCGTCCACTAAGGACGGCAAGGGCATGTGGGCCGACTCGAGCTTCGAGGACCTGGTCCAGTACAACGACGGCTTCAAGACCCAGCTGATCGGCACGCCCGAGCAGATCGCGGAGCGGATCGTGGCGTACAAGAAGATCGGCGTGAACCTGTTCCTGACCGGCTACCTGCACTTCCAGGAGGAAGTCGCGGCGTTCGGCCAGGACATCCTGCCGATCGTCCGCCAACTCGAAGCGGACCTCGCCCGGAAGAACGGCATGGAACTGGACCTCTCCGGCGTTCCGGTCGCCCAGGTTGAGGTGGCTGCGTAA
- a CDS encoding O-acetylhomoserine aminocarboxypropyltransferase/cysteine synthase family protein has translation MADRKFGFRTRALHAGGTPDAEHGARAVPIYQTTSFVFKDTQEAANLFALQKYGNIYSRIGNPTVAAFEERIASLEGGIGAVATSSGMAAEFITFAALTQAGDHIVAASQLYGGTVTQLDVTLRRFGVDTTFVPGTDPADYAAAVRQNTKAIFVEVVANPSSEVQDLEGLAKVAHDAGVPLVVDATLSTPYLVRPIEHGADIVIHSATKFLGGHGTTLGGVIVESGRFNWGNGKFPTMTEPVASYGNVSWWGNFGEYGFLTKLRCEQLRDIGPALSPQSAFQLLQGVETLPQRLDEHLKNAQAVAEWLEADERVAYVNFSGLPSHPHFDRARKYLPLGPGSVFSFGVKGGRAAGQKFIESLQLASHLANVGDSRTLVIHPGSTTHQQLSPEQLESAGIPEDLVRISIGLEDIEDILWDLDQALAAAAEESASDASEDARSAESCTIGALS, from the coding sequence ATGGCTGACCGCAAGTTCGGGTTCCGCACCCGCGCCCTGCACGCCGGCGGCACGCCCGACGCCGAGCACGGCGCCCGCGCCGTGCCGATCTACCAGACCACATCGTTCGTGTTCAAGGACACCCAGGAGGCCGCGAACCTCTTCGCGCTGCAGAAGTACGGCAACATCTATTCCCGGATCGGCAACCCCACGGTCGCCGCGTTCGAGGAGCGCATCGCTTCCCTCGAGGGCGGCATCGGTGCGGTGGCAACGTCCTCGGGGATGGCCGCGGAGTTCATCACCTTCGCCGCGCTGACCCAGGCGGGCGATCACATCGTGGCGGCGTCCCAGCTCTACGGCGGCACGGTCACCCAGCTGGACGTCACGCTGCGGCGCTTCGGCGTGGACACCACCTTCGTTCCCGGCACCGACCCGGCGGACTATGCCGCCGCGGTGCGCCAGAACACAAAGGCGATCTTCGTCGAGGTGGTGGCCAATCCGTCGTCGGAAGTCCAGGACCTTGAGGGCCTCGCCAAAGTCGCGCACGACGCCGGCGTCCCCCTCGTCGTCGACGCCACCTTGAGCACGCCCTACCTCGTGCGGCCGATCGAACACGGGGCGGACATCGTGATCCACTCCGCCACCAAGTTCCTCGGCGGCCACGGCACCACCCTGGGCGGCGTGATCGTCGAAAGCGGCCGGTTCAACTGGGGCAACGGCAAGTTCCCGACCATGACCGAACCGGTAGCCTCCTACGGCAACGTCTCATGGTGGGGGAACTTCGGCGAGTACGGCTTCCTCACCAAGCTCCGCTGCGAGCAGTTGCGCGACATCGGACCGGCGCTCTCCCCGCAGTCGGCGTTCCAGCTGCTGCAGGGCGTCGAAACGCTCCCGCAGCGGCTGGACGAGCATCTGAAGAACGCGCAGGCTGTCGCGGAATGGCTGGAGGCCGACGAGCGTGTGGCCTACGTGAACTTCTCCGGGCTGCCCTCGCATCCCCACTTCGACCGGGCCAGGAAGTACCTGCCGCTGGGACCGGGCTCGGTGTTCTCCTTCGGAGTGAAGGGCGGCCGCGCCGCGGGCCAGAAGTTCATCGAATCCCTGCAACTGGCCTCGCACCTGGCCAATGTGGGCGACTCCCGGACCCTCGTGATCCATCCCGGTTCCACCACCCACCAGCAGCTGAGCCCGGAGCAGCTCGAATCCGCCGGCATCCCCGAAGACCTGGTCCGGATCTCGATCGGGCTGGAAGACATCGAGGACATCCTCTGGGACCTCGACCAGGCCCTCGCCGCGGCAGCCGAAGAGTCCGCCTCGGATGCATCCGAGGATGCGCGGTCGGCTGAATCCTGCACGATCGGAGCACTGTCATGA
- a CDS encoding CoA-binding protein, which yields MSMEDRTWTGPSAPERLNLLRQAKSIAIVGASDKPSRASYFVATYLQSSTRYKVYFVNPVVKEILGEQTYASLADLPESPDIVDVFRKHDDLPGVLDEAIAAGAKTLWLQLGSWHEDVAKEAEAAGLDVVMDRCVKIEHARFHGGLHLAGFDTGVISSKRQVLA from the coding sequence ATGAGCATGGAAGACCGCACCTGGACCGGCCCGTCGGCGCCGGAACGGCTGAACCTACTGCGTCAGGCGAAGTCCATCGCGATTGTGGGGGCCTCGGACAAGCCCTCCCGGGCCAGCTACTTCGTGGCCACCTATCTGCAGTCCTCCACCCGCTACAAGGTGTACTTCGTGAACCCCGTGGTGAAGGAGATCCTCGGCGAGCAGACGTACGCGTCGCTGGCCGATCTGCCGGAAAGCCCGGACATCGTGGACGTGTTCCGCAAACACGACGACCTGCCCGGAGTCCTCGACGAGGCCATCGCGGCGGGCGCCAAGACGCTGTGGCTGCAGCTGGGTTCGTGGCATGAGGACGTTGCCAAGGAAGCGGAAGCCGCCGGGCTCGACGTCGTGATGGACCGCTGCGTGAAGATTGAGCATGCCCGCTTCCACGGCGGCCTGCATCTGGCCGGCTTCGACACCGGCGTCATTTCCTCGAAGCGGCAGGTCCTGGCCTAG